The Streptomyces venezuelae genomic interval GGTGCAGGAGCCCCAGCGGGTGTTCTGGTTGGTGACCCAGCGGACGGAGCCGGGGCGGGCCCGGCCGCCGTAGTACTGCTCGGACAGGCGCAGCGCCCGCTCGGTGAGCTCGCGGTCGCCGAGGACGCTCCGGCTCTCCTGGGCGGCGAGTTTGTCCAGCATGACGGTGACCCAGCGCTGCTCCTCCGCCTCCGACATGCGGGCGGGGATGAGCACGATGGTCCGGTCGCCCTCGCGGTAGGCCGAGACCGTTCTGCTCCGTCGCGCGCTTCTGCGGACCTCGACCGCACTCGTCCCCGAGCCGCGGGGCGGCTTGCTGGTCACGCTGCGCTGTGGGTCGGCGGGCACGGCCCCGACGTTACCCGCTGACCGTGGGGGAAGTCCTCCCTCCGGAGGGGTTTCGGGAAGGTTCCGACCCCACCGCGCACCATTTGAATGACTAATGCCACGGCCTGTGGACAACTTTCGGCGGCGTTCGCGACGGCGGGGCATTCTCGCTTCAGGACGACGGAAGAGCCGTTGTCGATCTTGAATGCGGTCACGGGCGGGAGGGGGCGGGGAAATGCATCCGATGGTGAAACCGGCGCTGCGGCGCGCCTGGCGGAGTCTGCGGTGCGTCCAGTTCGGGATCACCCCTGCGCACGCGGTGGTGCTGAGCCCGGTCGACACGGGGACGGGTGAGCTCCTCGCGCTGCTCGACGGCACCCGGGGGACGGAGCTGCTGCGGGCCGAGGCGCGGGCGCTCGGTCTGCCGGACGGGCATCTGGAGGCGCTCCTCGGCCGGTTGGCGGCGGCCGGTCTCCTCGCGGACGCCTCGGCCGGACGGCCCGGGAAGGCCGGGGCGGCCCCTGGGGCGGGTGCCGGTTCGGTTGCGGGTGGCGGTTCGGTTGCGGGTGGCGGTTCCCGCTCGGGTGCCGGTTTGCGTGCCGGGGCGCGGGACACGGCGCCCGATCCGCTCCGTGCCGACCTGGCCTCGCTCTCCGTCGTCCACCGCGAGCCCGACCGGGCGGTGCGGGCACTGGCCGCCCGGCGAGCCCTGCGCGTCCAGGTCCGGGGCGCGGGGCGGGTGGGGGCGATGGTGGCGGCCCTGCTGTCCGCGGCGGGCGTGGGCACGGTCGAGGTGCTGGACTCCGGCCGGGTCGAACCCTGGGAGACCGCCCCGGGCGGGCTGGCGGCCGAGGCCGTCGGCGAGCGCCGGGCGACGGCGGCCCGCCGCCTGGTCCGCCGCTGGGCACGGGGCGGCACCCGCGCCGGACCGAGCGGCGGAGCGACGGGCGGAGCGGCCGGGCAGGGTGACGGGCGGGGCTCGCCCGGGTTGTCACTCGTCGTGGTGACACCGCGCGACGGTCTCGGCGCGTACGTCCCCGATCCCGTCCCGGCCGGACCGTGGATCACCACCGGCACACCCCACCTGTACGCGGGCGTGCTGGAGGCGACGGGGACGGTCGGGCCGCTCGTCCTGCCGGGCGGGACGGCCTGCGCCCGCTGCCTCCAGGAGGAGCTGACGGACCGGGAGCCCGTCAGGCCCCGGCTCCTCGCCCAGTGGCGGTCGGGCGCTCCGCATCCGCTGCCCGCCTGCGACCTGGCGCTGGCCACGGCCGTGGCTGGCCTCGCCACCGCGCACGCGCTGGCCTTTCTGGACGGGGATCTCCCGGCGAGCACGGGCGCCCGCTGGGAGGTGTCGCTGCCGCTGCTGGAGTGGCGGGCGGAGCGGCTGAGGCCCCACCCTGACTGCCCGTGCGGGGCGGCGCGCGGGGCAGAAGGGGAGCGCGCCTCAACAGCCGGAAGGACGCAGGACACAATGGCGGGGTAACAGCCCTGCGCGACACGGCAGTCTGGGAATTGGAGGGGCGCATGTCTGATCTTCCCCGGAAGGCGGTCACCCGGACCGCCAAGTTGGCCGCGTTGCCGCTCGGCTTCGCCGGCCGGGCGACCTGGGGCCTGGGCAAACGGATCGGCGGCAAGTCCGCCGAGCTGGTCGCCCGCGAGCTCCAGCAGCGCACGGCCGAGCAGTTGTTCAAGGTGCTCGGCGAGCTGAAAGGCGGCGCCATGAAGCTGGGTCAGGCGCTGTCCGTCTTCGAATCGGCCCTCCCCGAGGAGGTCGCCGGACCGTACAGGGCAGCGCTGACGAAGCTTCAGGACGCGGCGCCGCCGATGCCGACCTCCACGGTCCACGCGGTCCTCGCCGAGCGGCTCGGCGAGAACTGGCGTGAGTTGTTCCTGGAGTTCGAGGACAAGCCGGCGGCGGCCGCCTCGATCGGTCAGGTGCACCGGGCGGTGTGGCACGACGGGCGCGAGGTCGCGGTGAAGGTGCAGTACCCGGGCGCCGGGGAGGCACTGCTGTCCGACCTGGCGCAGCTGAGCCGGTTCGCCCGGCTTCTCGGGCCGCTCGTGCCGGGGATGGACATCAAGCCGCTGATCACCGAGATGCGGGACCGGGTCTCTGAGGAGCTCGACTACGCGCTGGAGGCGGCGTCCCAGCGGGAGCACGCGGAGGTGTTCGCGGACGATCCCGACGTCGTCGTCCCCGCCGTGGTGCACCAGTCGGATCAGGTCCTCGTGACCGAGTGGATGGACGGCATCCCGCTCTCGGAGGTGATCGCGGACGGCACGGCGGACCAGCGGGACCGGGCGGGACAGCTGCTGGCCCGCTTCCTCTTCTCCGGTCCCGCGCGCACGGGCCTGCTGCACGCCGATCCGCACCCGGGGAACTTCCGGCTCCTGCCGGGCGCCGAGGGGGACGAGGACCCGGCGAGCTGGCGCCTCGGCGTCCTCGACTTCGGCACCGTCGACCGGCTTCCGGGCGGGCTGCCGGAGACGATCGGCGTCTGTCTGCGGATGACGCTCGCCGGTGAGGCCGAGACCGTCTACGACCTGCTTCGCGCGGAGGGCTTCGTCAAGGAGTCCGTCGCCCTCGACCCGGACGCGGTCCTCGAGTACCTGCTGCCGATCATCGAGCCGGCCGAGGCGGAGGCGTACCTCTTCACCCGTGGCTGGCTGCGCGCCCAGGCCGCCCGGATCGCCGACCCGCGCTCCCCCGCGCACCAGCTGGGCAAGCAGCTCAATCTGCCGCCCTCGTACCTGTTGATACACCGCGTGACGTTGAGCACGATCGGGGTGCTGTGCCAGCTCAACGCGACGGTACGGCTCCGGGACGAGCTGGAGGCGTGGCTGCCCGGCTTCGTCGCGCCGGACACCGACGAGGCCGCGTCCTGAGGGCGCCGGTCTGAAGGCCGGTCACCACCAGGCGGAGTCGAGCCGGCCTTCGATCGCACGGATGTTGGCGCGGGCGCAGTCCTCGCAGAAGTACTCGCGCCGGCCGTTCTCCACCGAACACGTCCAGGTCAGCGGGAGGGTGTCGGTGGTCTTGCCGCAGCGCGCGCAGGCGAGGGGCGCCTCGGGGATACGGGCGTCGTTCACCCTCGTGACGATAGCCCGGCGAAGGCGCCTCGGCGCGGGCAACGCACCGCGGGGGCCGGTCCGTTCGGACCGGCCCCCGCGGGGGCGCCCCTGAGGGCGCGGGGTGGGAACCCCTCAGTTCATGACGGCCATGGCCAGGGCGCGGCGGGCGCGCAGCGACACGCGCTCGGCGCGGCGCTGCATGCGCCGGGCGGCGACCAGGCGCATGGCCTGACGTTCCGCCTCGGCCTCACGCTGCAGCTCATGCATATGGGCACGAGCCAGGGCTTCTGGGATGAGTTGCATTTCGCGGATCCTGTTCTGACGCGCGGTGTGCGCGGCGGTGGTGGAGAAGTCGGGGGTCGCGGAGCCGATGGGCTCGATCGCGGAGGAGGTCATCGGGGCCTGATTCCGGGGGTCGTGCGTGTAGGGGCGGTCGATGGTTCCGGTGGCGCTCATGCCGCGACCGGGTTCTTGCGCGGACGGCCACGGGGCCGCTTCCGGGCGACGACCACGCCCTGGACGAAGAGCTCGCCACCCCAGACGCCCCAGGGCTCGCGGCGCTCCTGGGCACCGGCGAGGCAGGCCGCCATGAGCGGGCAGGTCCGGCAGAGGGACTTCGCGTACTCGACGTCGGCCGGGGACTCCGCGAAGAAGACCTCGGGGTCGTAGGCGCGACACGGGACGGGGACGCCGAGGTTCTCGATGGCGTCGTCGAGCGCGGTGAGCGCGGTGAGGGGGGTCAAAGCGTGGTCCTCCGTGGAGCCGGGCAGGGAGATCGAATCGGAAGGCGGTACGGACGGGGCGTGCGCTTCGAGTTGCACGGTGGTCTTTCCTCGTCTGGTCGTTCCGGCCTGTTGGCCGGGCTTTCGGCTGGTACCGGGTGTTTTCTGCCCGAGGCCCCTTCGCTCCGTCATCCCCGTTCGGGGACAAACAGAAGGGCCGCGGATCCCGGGTGGGGTTCCGCGGCCCTGAAGGCGCCTGTCTGATCATGGATCAGACTGGATCACTCCAGGGTTCGAGCCCACGGAAGGCCCACATCATGTGGTGGTGCGTCGTCGTCTGCCGCTGCTGGATTCCGGCACCGGTCGCTGCAAAGGCATAGGCCGTGGCCTTGCCGGCTGCTACTGCTTCCAGTGCCTTGGTCGGTCGCTCATTGCGCTCGATGGCGGACGTGCCGAGACCGGACAGACCGGTGACGGGCAGACCACTGCCAAGGAACGCAGCGCCGGAGAGGCCGAGCGAGCAGGCGGAGGCGATGGAGCGATCGGTCATTTTGGCGGCGGTGACAAAGCCGGCGGTGCTGGTCTTGATGTTGCTGATCACGGGGAATCGCCTCCTCTCGGCGTCTCGGAGGGCTCGGGTGCGAGCCGGACCCTCGTATGTATTTGGACAAGTACAGCACGAAGACAGGGCTTCTTAGAAGCCGCCGTGTCCGTGGTTAAGAACCTATGGGGCTTGACGGGGCGGGCGCAAACTATTTTCGCGACGAGTTTTCCTCAGACTTCGTCGCCCCCCGCCCCTCCCTCCCCACCTGCGCAGATGGCCAGGACGTCGGCTCCGAAGCGATCGAGCTTGCGGATGCCGACGCCGGAGATCGAGGAGAGCTCGCCGTCGGTGGTCGGGACGCGCTCGGCGATGGCCATGAGCGTCTTGTCGGTGAAGACGCAGTAGGCCGGCTGGGCCAGCTCCCGCGCCTGCTCGGAGCGCCAGTCGCGAAGCCGCTCGTAGAGGCCCTCGTCCATGTCCGAGGGGCAGTCCTCGCAGCGCATGAGCTTCATCGCGCCCGCCTCGGTGAGCGTCGCCCCGCAGACCCGGCACAGGACCGGGCCGCGCGGCTTGCGCCGACCGCCGGCGAGGCCCCGCTCGATGCCTCCGGAACCGGCGACCGTGGCGGAGCCGAGGGAGCCGGAGCCGGGGCGCAGCCCCTTGAGGAAGCGGCTGGGGCGCCGGGAGGCGCGGCCGCCCGGGGCGCGGGACAGCGCCCAGGAGAGCGAGAGGTGGACACGGGCCCGGGTGACGCCCACGTACAGCAGGCGGCGCTCCTCCTCGACCTGCTCGTCGGTCTTGGCGTACGTGATGGGCATCATGCCCTCGGTGAGGCCGACGAGGAACACGGCGTCCCATTCGAGGCCCTTGGCCGCGTGCAGCGAGGCGAGGGTGACGCCCTGGACGGTCGGCGCGTGCTGGGCGGCGGCCCGCTCGTCGAGCTCGGCGACCAGGTCGGAGAGAGTGGCGCCCGGCTTGGCACGGGCGAAGTCCTCGGCGAGCCGGACGAGCGCGGCGAGCGACTCCCAGCGGTCGCGGGCGGCGCCCGAGCCGGTCGGCGGCTTGGGGGTCCAGTTCTTGGTGGAGAGCACGGCCCTGACCTGCGCGGGCAGGTCCTCGGCGTCGTCGAGGAGGGAGTCGTTCCCACCGGCGCGGGCCGCGCCGCGCAGGGCGATGCCCGCTTCCCGTACTTCCTGGCGCTCGAAGAAGCGCTCGGCGCCGCGGAGCTGGTAGGGCACTCCGGCGTCGGCGAGGGCCTGCTCGTAGACCTCGGACTGGGCGTTGATCCGGTAGAGCACGGCGATCTCGCCGGCCGGGACGCCCGCGGCGATGAGGTCCCGGATGCGGCGGGCGGTGCCCTCGGCCTCGGCCGGTTCGTCGGCGTACTCCGTGTAGACGGGCTCGGGGCCCGGGTCGCGCTGGGAGATCAGCTCCAGGCGGTGCTCGGCGGCACGGCCGCGGGCCTGGCTGAGCAGGCCGTTGGCGAGGTGGACGACCTGCGGCGTGGAGCGGTAGTCGCGGACGAGCTTGACCACCGTGGCGTTCGGATGGCGGTTGCGGAAGTTCAGGAGGTGATCGGGGGTGGCGCCGGTGAACGAGTAGATGGTCTGGCTGGCGTCGCCGACGACGCAGAGGTTGTCGCGGTCGCCGAGCCACAGGTCGAGCAGGCGCTGCTGCAGCGGGGAGACGTCCTGGTACTCGTCCACGACGAAGTGCTGGTACTGGCGGCGGATCTGCTCGGCGATGTCGTGCCGGTCCTGGAGGATGCCGACCGTGAGCAGCAGGACGTCCTCGAAGTCGATCACCGAGCGGTCGCGCTTGAGCTGCTCGTACAGCGCGTAGATCTGACTGATCTCGGCCGGGTCGCGCGGGGCGTCCCTGACGGACTTGGCGACCGCCGCCGGATAGTCGGCGGGGACCGTCTGGGTGACCTTGGCCCATTCGATCTCGCTCGTGACGTCGCGCAGCTCGTTCCGGTCGAGGCGGACGCGGCAGCGGGCCGCCGCGTCGGCGACGAGCTGGATCTTCCGCTCCAGGAGCCGGGGCATGTCGCCGCCGACGGCCTTCGGCCAGAAGAACTGGAGCTGGCGGAGGGCGGCGGAGTGGAACGTCCGGGCCTGGACCCCGCCGGCCCCGAGCTGCCGGAGCCGGCCGCGCATCTCGCCCGCGGCGCGGTTGGTGAAGGTGACGGCCAGCACACTGCCGGGCTGGAGTATGCCCGCCCGCACCCCGTACGCGATCCGGTGGGTGATGGCGCGCGTCTTGCCCGTGCCGGCTCCCGCCAGCACGCACACCGGGCCGCTCAGGGCCCGCGCGACCTCGCGCTGCTCGGGGTCGAGCCCGTCGAGCACCGCGTCGGCCGTCTCCGGGACCTGCGGGAAGAGAGTGGAGTGCGTTGCTGCTGTCACCTGTCCATGCTGCCAGGTCCGGCGAGCGGGCTGCGGCGGCTTGTCCACAGGCGGGCGGCGCCGGTCATACGAATCCGGGGAATGGGACGGCCAGGACGTACGTTCTCCCTCTCGGCACCCGTCCGCGAACAAGAGGAGCGCCAGGTCATGCAGGGCACTGTGACGATGTACAGCACCACGTGGTGCGGCTACTGCCGTCGGCTGAAGAGCCAGATGGACCGCGAGGGCATCGCGTACTCGGAGATCAACATCGAGCAGGACCCGGATTCGGCGGCGTTCGTCGAGAAGGCCAACGGCGGCAACCAGACCGTGCCGACCGTCCTCTTCCCGGACGGCTCGACCCTGACGAACCCCTCGCTCGCGCAGGTCAAGCAGAAGATCGGCGTCTGAGCCCAGGACGGCCCCGGACACACGGAACCCCCGGCGGGCGAGACGCCCGGCCGGGGGTTTCCTGTCGGTCAGGCCACGTCGCCCGGCTTCGGGAGGGGCTTGCCGTACCAGAGTTCGATCAGCCGGGAGGCGATCGAGATGCCGTACGGGGGCAGCACCTCGCCGGACTCGAAGCCGGCGGCGAGGTCCTCGCGGGAGAACCAGCGGGCCTCGTGGATCTCCTCGCCGTCCACGTCTATCTCCGAGGAGGTGGCGCGGGCGAAGAAACCCAGCATGAGGCTGGACGGGAAGGGCCAGGGCTGGCTGGCGATGTAGTCGACCTCGCCGACGGTGACGCCGGCCTCCTCGAAGACCTCGCGGGCCACCGACTGCTCGATGGACTCGCCGGGCTCGACGAAGCCGGCGAGGGTCGAGAAGCGGCCCTCCGGCCAGTGCACCTGGCGGCCGAGCAGGGCCCGGTCCTGGTCGTCCGTGACCAGCATGATGACCGCCGGGTCGGTACGCGGGTAGTGCTCGGCGCCGCAGGCCTGGCAGCGGCGGATGTGCCCGGCGGCGGCGATGACGGTGCGCTCGCCGCAGCGCGAGCAGAAGCGGTGGAGCCGCTGCCAGTTCTCCAGGGCGACGGCGTGCACCATGAGGCCCGCGTCCCTGTCCGAGAGCAGCAGGCCCGCCTCGCGCAGCCCCGCGGGCCGGGCGGACTGGTCCATGCGGCCGGGCAGGGAGTCCTTCTGGAGCGCGAAGTACGACACCCCGTCGGCGTCCGTGCCCAGGAAGTAGCGGTGGGTCTCGGTGACCGGGGCCTCGAAGGCCGGGGTCATGACGAGCTCGGTGGTGCCGTCGGGCCGGTCGTCGATGAGCACCTGTCCCCCGGAGACCACGAAGACCCGGGTCGTGGGGTGGCTCCAGGCCGCCGCCAGCCACGCCTCGTCGAGGCGGTGGTGAGCAGCCCGGTCGATGCCGGTCGGTGCGGTCAGCGAGATCGGGCGGTCCGGCCGGTCCGGCCCGACCGTTGACGCGTGCTTCAAGTTGCTCACAGGTGCTTCCAGCTCCCCCGGATCGGTGTGTGGGTTCAGCGCGCGGCGGCGTGGAGGGCGGCGGGCAGGTCGCCCCACAGGTGAGCCGTGGTCTCGACGCCCTTCATGAGGAGATCGAGCTCGATCTTCTCGTTGGGGGCGTGCCAGCCGTCGGACGGGACGGAGATCCCCAGGAACAGTACGGGCGCCTCCAGGACGTCCTGGAGGTCGGCGGCCGGTCCCGAGCCGCCCTCGCGGGTGTAGCGGACCTTGGCGCCGTCGAAGGCCCGGCTCATGGCCCCGGCCACCGCCTTGAGGGCGGGGTGGTCGAGGGGGGTGAGGCAGGGGCGGGTCGGGGCGCCGAAGACGATCTCGTACCGGATGCCCGCGGGGACGAGTCCGGCGAGCCAGTCCCGTACGGCGAGCTCGATCTTGCCCGGGTCCTGGCCGGCGACCAGCCGGAACGACAGCTTCAGCTGGGCGGAGGCGGGGACGATCGTCTTGCCGCCGGGGCCCTGGTAGCCGCCGCCGATGCCGTTGACCTCTGCGGTGGGGCGGGCCCAGACGCGCTCCAGGGTGGTGAAGCCGGCCTCGCCGAGCGTGCCGTGGGACTTGGCCGTACGCAGCCAGGCGTCCTCGTCGAAGGGGAGCTCGGCGACAAGGGCGCGCTCGGCGTCGGAGAGCTCGGTGACGCCCTCGTAGAAGCCGGGGATCGCGACGCGCTCGGTCTCGTCGTGGAGGGCGGCGACGATCCGGCCGGCGACGGTGGCCGGGTTCGGCACGGCGCCGCCGAAGGAGCCGGAGTGGATGTCCTGGTCGGGGCCGTACAGCTCGATCTCGCAGTCGGCGACCCCGCGCATGCCGGTGCACACGGTGGGGGTCGTCTCGGACCACATGCCGGTGTCGGAGACGATCACGGCGTCGGCGGCGAGCCGCTCGGCGTGGGTCTCGACGAGCTCGCGGAAGTGCGGCGAGCCGGACTCCTCCTCGCCCTCCACGATCAGCTTCAGGTTGACGGCGGGGGCGGTGCGGCCGGTCGCGGCGAGGTGGGCGCGGACCCCGAGTGTGTGGAAGAACACCTGCCCCTTGTCGTCGGCGGCGCCCCGCGCGTACATCCGGCCGTCGATCACGGTCGGCTCGAAGGGCTCCGTGTGCCAGCCGTCCTCGCGGGCCGCGGGCTGGACGTCGTGGTGGCCGTAGACGAGGACCGTCGGGGCGTCCGGGTCACCGGAGGGCCACTCCGCGAAGACCGCCGGGGCGCCGTCCGTCTCCCACACCTCGACCGTGGCGAAGCCGGTCTCCGTGAGCTTGGCGGCGAGCCACTCGGCGCTGCGGCGCACGTCCCCCGCGCGGTCGGGCTGCGCCGACACGGAGGGGATGCGCAGCCAGTCGGCCAGGTCGCCGAGGAAGGCGGCGCGGTGCTGCTCGATGTACGTACGCACGGCGTGGACGGCGCTGTCCGGGGTCTCGCTCATGCCTCCGAGCCTATCCGGCGCCGGGGGGTGCCTCGGCAAGGAGGAGGGCCTCCAGCTCCGTCCGCCCCGGCAGGCGGGCGGGGCGGGCGACCTCACCCGTCCGGACGTAGACGAAAGCGGCCGTGACGTCCTCGGGCGCGAGGCCGTGCTGCTCGGCCCAGGCCAGCCGGTAGATCGCGAGCTGGAGGGGGTCGGCGGTGCGGTGGTGGCTGGTCTTCCAGTCGACGATCTCGTACGCGCCGGTGTCCGGGTCCCGGTAGACGGCGTCGATCCGGCCCCGGACGACGCGGCCCGCGAGGGTGAGGTGGACGGGGACCTCGACGCGGTACGGGGAGCGGTGGGCGTACGGCGTGCGGGCGAAGGCCTCCTTGAGGGCGTCGAGGTCCCGCTCGTCGAGGATCTCGGGCTCTCCGGCGAAGTCCTCGCCGCCGGGGAGCTCCTCCGGGCCGAGGAACGGCAGCGGCAGCTCCTCGAAGCGGGACTCCACCCAGGCGTGGAACCGGGTGCCCCGGCGGGCCGCGGGCTGCGGCGGCTTGGGCATGGGGCGGGCCAGGTCCTGGGCGAAGCCGTCGGGGTCGGCGGCGAGGCGCAGCACCTGGGAGGCGGAGAGGTAGGCGGGCAGCAGGACGTCCCGGGTCGTCGCACGGGCGCGGCGGAGCTCGGTGGTGAGGGCGGTGAGGTCGCGGTCCCAGGAGGCGATGGTCCTCGCGTCCTCGGGGGTGAGCGACGGGGCCTCCCCGCGGGGGGCCGGGACCGCGTCCGCGTGGGTGTCCTCGGGGAGGGCCTCTTCGTCCTCGTCCCAGACGGGTTCCTCCTCGTCCGGCCAGAGGTCCTCGGGGGCGGGGTCCGGACGGTGGGGCGCTGTGCTCCGGGGGCTGTGCCCGCCCTCGCCCAGAGGGGGGACCCCCAGCTCCTGCGGAACGTACGCCCACAACGCGGTGCGGACGAGACCCGCCGCCTCCTGGCGGCGCCTGAAGGACTCCGCGTCCAGCGGTAGCGGCCAGGCCCGGTCCGTGCCGTTCTCCTTGAGGGTCGGGTTCTCCGTGTCGGGCTCCGGGGCGTCCGCCCAGGACTCGATGTCGCCGTGGCCGGCCTCGCAGTGCTCGTACAGGGCCTGGAGGAAGTCCGAGGGGCCGCGGGGCTTCTTCTGGGACGGTCCCCACCAGTGGGCCGAGCCGAGGAGGAGGGAGCGGGGGCGCGTGAAGGTGACGTAGCCGAGGCGGAGTTCCTCGGTGTGCTGGTGGTCCCGCATGGCGTTCTTGAACGACGTGAGGGACTTGGCGTCCCAGGTGTCGATCCCCGGCAGCGTCTCCGCGTCGCCGCGCAGGGCGTGCGGGAGCACCTGGGGCTGGGAGGTCCACGCCTCACGGGCGCGGGCGCTGGGGAACGCTCCGGCGACCAGACCGGGGACGGCGACGACGTCCCACTCCAGGCCCTTGGACTTGTGGGCGGTGAGGACCTTCACCGTGTTCTCGCCGCCCGGGAGGGCGTTGTCGAGGCCCTTCTCGAACTGGACCGCGGTGCGCAGGAAGCCGAGGAAGGCGAGCAGGCTCGCCTCGCCGTCGAGGGAGGCGAAGCCGGCGGCGATGTCCAGGAAGTTCGAGAGGGTCTCGCGGCGGCGGGCGGCCAGCGCGTGCGGGGAGGCGGAGAGCTCGACCTCCAGGCCCGTCGCGGCGAGGATCCGGTGCAGGACGTCCATGAGCGGGTCGGCGAGCGAGGTGCGCAGGGCGCGCAGCTCGGCGGCGAGGCGCGCGAAGCGGACCCGGGCCTCGGCGGAGAAGGGCAGGCCGTCGTCGGCGGCGCCGCCGGAGTCCAGGAAGGTGTCGAGCGCGTCGGCGAGCGAGACGACCTCCGCCGGGTCGACGCCCTCGACGGCGGCGGCGAGCCGCTGCTCGGGGTCCGGGTCGTCGCCGCCCCGGTGGACGAGGAGGCGGGCGCGGCGGCCGAGGAGGGCCAGGTCGCGGGGGCCGATGCGCCAGCGGGGGCCGGTGAGGAGGCGGACGAGGGAGGCGTTGGCCCCCGGGTCCTGGAGGACCTCGCAGACGGCGACGAGGTCGGCGATCTCGGGCAGGTGGAGGAGGCCGGAGAGGCCGACGACCTCGACGGGCACGTCGCGGGCGACGAGCGCGGCATGGATCGCGGGGAAGTCGGTGGCGGTCCGGCACAGGACGGCGATCTCGCCGGGCTCGCGGCCGGTGCGGACGAGGTGGGC includes:
- the nudC gene encoding NAD(+) diphosphatase produces the protein MSNLKHASTVGPDRPDRPISLTAPTGIDRAAHHRLDEAWLAAAWSHPTTRVFVVSGGQVLIDDRPDGTTELVMTPAFEAPVTETHRYFLGTDADGVSYFALQKDSLPGRMDQSARPAGLREAGLLLSDRDAGLMVHAVALENWQRLHRFCSRCGERTVIAAAGHIRRCQACGAEHYPRTDPAVIMLVTDDQDRALLGRQVHWPEGRFSTLAGFVEPGESIEQSVAREVFEEAGVTVGEVDYIASQPWPFPSSLMLGFFARATSSEIDVDGEEIHEARWFSREDLAAGFESGEVLPPYGISIASRLIELWYGKPLPKPGDVA
- a CDS encoding M48 family metallopeptidase translates to MPADPQRSVTSKPPRGSGTSAVEVRRSARRSRTVSAYREGDRTIVLIPARMSEAEEQRWVTVMLDKLAAQESRSVLGDRELTERALRLSEQYYGGRARPGSVRWVTNQNTRWGSCTPSEGSIRLSHRLQGMPEYVVDYVLLHELAHLLVPGHGPGFWRLLEAYPRTERARGYLEGVVAADRLPHLPGAREE
- a CDS encoding ATP-dependent DNA helicase UvrD2, with the translated sequence MTAATHSTLFPQVPETADAVLDGLDPEQREVARALSGPVCVLAGAGTGKTRAITHRIAYGVRAGILQPGSVLAVTFTNRAAGEMRGRLRQLGAGGVQARTFHSAALRQLQFFWPKAVGGDMPRLLERKIQLVADAAARCRVRLDRNELRDVTSEIEWAKVTQTVPADYPAAVAKSVRDAPRDPAEISQIYALYEQLKRDRSVIDFEDVLLLTVGILQDRHDIAEQIRRQYQHFVVDEYQDVSPLQQRLLDLWLGDRDNLCVVGDASQTIYSFTGATPDHLLNFRNRHPNATVVKLVRDYRSTPQVVHLANGLLSQARGRAAEHRLELISQRDPGPEPVYTEYADEPAEAEGTARRIRDLIAAGVPAGEIAVLYRINAQSEVYEQALADAGVPYQLRGAERFFERQEVREAGIALRGAARAGGNDSLLDDAEDLPAQVRAVLSTKNWTPKPPTGSGAARDRWESLAALVRLAEDFARAKPGATLSDLVAELDERAAAQHAPTVQGVTLASLHAAKGLEWDAVFLVGLTEGMMPITYAKTDEQVEEERRLLYVGVTRARVHLSLSWALSRAPGGRASRRPSRFLKGLRPGSGSLGSATVAGSGGIERGLAGGRRKPRGPVLCRVCGATLTEAGAMKLMRCEDCPSDMDEGLYERLRDWRSEQARELAQPAYCVFTDKTLMAIAERVPTTDGELSSISGVGIRKLDRFGADVLAICAGGEGGAGGDEV
- a CDS encoding dipeptidase codes for the protein MSETPDSAVHAVRTYIEQHRAAFLGDLADWLRIPSVSAQPDRAGDVRRSAEWLAAKLTETGFATVEVWETDGAPAVFAEWPSGDPDAPTVLVYGHHDVQPAAREDGWHTEPFEPTVIDGRMYARGAADDKGQVFFHTLGVRAHLAATGRTAPAVNLKLIVEGEEESGSPHFRELVETHAERLAADAVIVSDTGMWSETTPTVCTGMRGVADCEIELYGPDQDIHSGSFGGAVPNPATVAGRIVAALHDETERVAIPGFYEGVTELSDAERALVAELPFDEDAWLRTAKSHGTLGEAGFTTLERVWARPTAEVNGIGGGYQGPGGKTIVPASAQLKLSFRLVAGQDPGKIELAVRDWLAGLVPAGIRYEIVFGAPTRPCLTPLDHPALKAVAGAMSRAFDGAKVRYTREGGSGPAADLQDVLEAPVLFLGISVPSDGWHAPNEKIELDLLMKGVETTAHLWGDLPAALHAAAR
- a CDS encoding WhiB family transcriptional regulator yields the protein MQLEAHAPSVPPSDSISLPGSTEDHALTPLTALTALDDAIENLGVPVPCRAYDPEVFFAESPADVEYAKSLCRTCPLMAACLAGAQERREPWGVWGGELFVQGVVVARKRPRGRPRKNPVAA
- a CDS encoding ABC1 kinase family protein is translated as MSDLPRKAVTRTAKLAALPLGFAGRATWGLGKRIGGKSAELVARELQQRTAEQLFKVLGELKGGAMKLGQALSVFESALPEEVAGPYRAALTKLQDAAPPMPTSTVHAVLAERLGENWRELFLEFEDKPAAAASIGQVHRAVWHDGREVAVKVQYPGAGEALLSDLAQLSRFARLLGPLVPGMDIKPLITEMRDRVSEELDYALEAASQREHAEVFADDPDVVVPAVVHQSDQVLVTEWMDGIPLSEVIADGTADQRDRAGQLLARFLFSGPARTGLLHADPHPGNFRLLPGAEGDEDPASWRLGVLDFGTVDRLPGGLPETIGVCLRMTLAGEAETVYDLLRAEGFVKESVALDPDAVLEYLLPIIEPAEAEAYLFTRGWLRAQAARIADPRSPAHQLGKQLNLPPSYLLIHRVTLSTIGVLCQLNATVRLRDELEAWLPGFVAPDTDEAAS
- a CDS encoding TOMM precursor leader peptide-binding protein, which encodes MHPMVKPALRRAWRSLRCVQFGITPAHAVVLSPVDTGTGELLALLDGTRGTELLRAEARALGLPDGHLEALLGRLAAAGLLADASAGRPGKAGAAPGAGAGSVAGGGSVAGGGSRSGAGLRAGARDTAPDPLRADLASLSVVHREPDRAVRALAARRALRVQVRGAGRVGAMVAALLSAAGVGTVEVLDSGRVEPWETAPGGLAAEAVGERRATAARRLVRRWARGGTRAGPSGGATGGAAGQGDGRGSPGLSLVVVTPRDGLGAYVPDPVPAGPWITTGTPHLYAGVLEATGTVGPLVLPGGTACARCLQEELTDREPVRPRLLAQWRSGAPHPLPACDLALATAVAGLATAHALAFLDGDLPASTGARWEVSLPLLEWRAERLRPHPDCPCGAARGAEGERASTAGRTQDTMAG
- a CDS encoding mycoredoxin, whose protein sequence is MQGTVTMYSTTWCGYCRRLKSQMDREGIAYSEINIEQDPDSAAFVEKANGGNQTVPTVLFPDGSTLTNPSLAQVKQKIGV